The Leclercia sp. AS011 DNA segment CCTCGAGGTGGACGTCGATCGTCAGTTCATCCCCGCCGACAATCCCGCCCGGCGGGTGCAGCAGATAGAGGTGGCAGGTCTCCTCTTCGGGATAGAACGGGCGTTGTACGGTAAGTGGGCCGACATGGCGGGCAGCGTGAAGGAGGGTTTTTTCAGGGGTGTGACAAAACCGCAAAGCAAGCGAGGCCTGCCAGCCTTTTGCCGTTTTATCAACCCTCTGAGGTGCTAACATGCTTGATCCATCTGCTCGCTATCGGGATTTTTTTAGTATGCCCTGGCGGAAATGAAGGCTGTCATATGAGTCACTTATGGATGGGGTGGAAATGCCCGGCGGCGCTGCGCTTGCCGGGCCTACGGGATGTGCATGTTGTGGGTTTGTAGGCCGGGTAAGGCGCAGCCGCCACCCGGCTTCTCCGTCGCCTGAGGGTGGCCCCCTTATCACGTTCACAGGTTCTGGAACGTCATGTTCTGCTGGACATGAGGTGACGGAACCATTCCACTCTAGCTACATAAAGCCTTACCAGACAGGTATTACCTTACCGGTAATCCTCCGCATCAATATCATACCCGGAGGGTTCCCAGCGGATCGCCAGCAGCGAAACCAACCCAATCAGCGGCGCAAGGGCAATCACCCAGAACACCGCCGTATCCATCGACGCCACCAGCAGTGGGAACATAAACAGCGACAGCGTCGAGCTGCTGCGCATCAGCGTCTGGTTCAGCCCCACGCCAACCCCGCGCAGCGACGTTGGGTAGCTGAGTGAAGCAAAGGTCATGGTGTGTGCCCCCGGACCAAAGCCCTGACCGAACAGGAACAGGGCCAGCATCGCCACCGCCGCGATCCCTTCCGCTGCACCCTCCGGGCGACCAATAATCGCCAGCACCACCAGGGCAATCAGCTGACAGGTATAACCCCCCAGCGACATCCGCCATGCGCCGAAGCGCGGCACCAGCCGCACCGCCAGCAGGCCGCCGACAAACGCGAACAGCAGGTTCAGCGCCAGCGAAATGAGAATGGTGGTCAGCATCGACTGCACAAAGAAGCTGGAGATAATCACCGGCAGGCCAAAGGCCACGGCGTTATAGGCAAAGGACGACACAACCGACAGCAGGGTGGCCAGCGTGGTGCGCTTCAGATAGACCCCGCGGAACAGATTCAGGTAGTTACGCCAGCTGGCTTTATTCACCACCGGGGCGGGCTGGTTGAGCGCCTCCTGCGGCACGTGGGCGTTAATGTTGTACGCCTTGCGCAGGATCGCTGCCGCCTCTTTCAGGTTGCCCTGATTCGCCGCCCAGACCGGCGATTCGCTCATGTACTTACTGCGGATGGCGATGATCACCAGCGCGGGGATCGCCCCGAAGCCGAGGATAATGCGCCACAGCCAGTCGCTGTGCGTCTCCGGCAGCACGCCATAGAAGAAGAGCACCAGCAGATAAGAGATGCTGATGGCGGCATACCAGGTGGGGCACCACATGGCGACGCTGGCGGCTTTGTTGCCGGGGCCTTTCAGCCTGGCGAACTCGCTTAAGAAGGCCATCGCTACGGGGAGGTCGATCCCCACCCCCAGCCCCATCACAAAGCGCGCCCCGGCCAGCACGTACTCGTTCGGGGCAAAGGCACAGGCGATGGCCGCGACCACGAAGAACACCATGTCGGCCATAAACACCCGGTAGCGCCCGATTTTATCCGTCAGGTAGCCGCCAATCAGCGCCCCGACAATGGCGCCGAAGGTGATCGCCGAGGCCACCATGCCGGTGCCCGCAGGCGTGAGGTTGAACTCGCGGGTGATGTCTTTGATACCGAACGCCAGCGCGCCCAGGTCATAGGCATCGAGAAAAATACCGCCCAGCGCAATACCGATAACGATGCGCGCATTGGCCCGGCCCTGTGAACCTTCATTAACCAGTTGGGTGACGTCCGCCGCGTTGCGAACCCATTTGATCTCCCTGTCGGGGGCGTTTCCTGCCGTTGCAAGTGAGGTTGGATCTGCGATCTCTGTCATTTTCTTATGTTGTGTTGGCTGTACGAACAAAAAGAGTACTCACAGCAAGAAAACGATCTAAATCACATTTGGTTATAAGGCATAACTAAGGGATGAAGGCGAAAGGGAGCAAAGACGCTTACTGCGGATCTTTCTTTTTTCTCTTCAGCCTGGCCCAGATCTTGGTTTCCTGGCGACGCCACAGGCGCTGAATGTTGTCATGATGACGCAGCAGGATCAGGCAGGAGAGCATCGACACCGGGAAGGTGAACTGGGGTTTGAACCACCAGACGTAAAACGGGGCAATCAGCGCGCTGACGATGGCCCCCAGAGAGGAGTAACCGCTGAGCAACACGCTGAGCAGCCAGGTACCGGCCATCACGCCGGTGAGATCCCAGCCAATAGGGGCAATGGCACCGAATGCGGTGGCTACGCCTTTACCGCCTTTGAAACCAAAGAAGACCGGCCAGATGTGGCCCAGACAGGCGGCGATGGCTATCAGCCCCAGCCAGAAGGGCGTCACGCCCAGCGCATACGCGCCCCAGACGGGAAGCATGCCTTTCAGGACGTCAAAAATCAGAACCGCTACGGCTGCTCCTTTGCCGCCAATTCGTAGTACATTGGTCGCCCCCGGATTCCCGGAGCCGTTCTCGCGTGGGTCGGGTAACCCGGCGATACGGCAGACCAGAATGGCGCTGGAAATTGAGCCGCAAAGGTAGGCAAGGAGGATCATTCCAGGCGCGATTGCACTCATAACGCTGTTCCGTTTTGAAAATATCGTTTTGTACTTAGCATCTGTGGATAATACGCATAATTCGCCGGGAGTGGTATCCGGTTTAGCCAAAAACCAGGCAGGTCGTGATGGATATAGTATTTATAGAGCAACTTTCGGTAATCACCACTATCGGGGTGTATGACTGGGAACAGACCATCGAGCAGAAATTAGTGTTCGATATCGAAATGGGCTGGGATAACGTCGCCGCCGCGAAAAGCGACGATGTGAACGACTGTCTGAGCTATGCCGACGTCAGTGAAACCGTCATCAGCCACGTGGAAGGCCAGCGTTTTGCGCTGGTGGAACGCGTGGCGGAAGAGGTGGCGGAACTGCTGCTCAGCCGCTTTAATTCCCCGTGGGTGCGCATCAAAGTCAGCAAGCCGGGCGCGGTGGCGCGGGCGGCTAATGTGGGCGTTATTATTGAGCGTAGCCAAAATCTGAAAGGAAACATTTAACGGTATAATAGTTAAACCAATTCCTGTTAAATCAGTCTTACAGCTGTTCCTTCTGCGGTTACCCTCCGGGTAACCCGTTTTTTCTGTCTTTTTAGGGGTTTATTGATGAGCGATATGCACTCCCTGCTGGTGGCAGCAATACTGGGTGTGGTCGAAGGATTGACAGAGTTTTTGCCGGTTTCCAGTACGGGCCATATGATTATTGTTGGCCATCTGCTGGGATTCGAAGGCGAAACGGCGAAAACCTTTGAGGTGGTGATCCAGTTAGGATCCATTCTGGCGGTGGTAGTGATGTTCTGGCGCCGCCTGTTCGGGCTGATTGGCATTCACTTTGGCCATCCGCCGCATGAAGGCACCGGAAAAGGGCGGTTGACCCTGGTGCACATTCTGCTCGGGATGATCCCGGCGGTGGTGCTGGGCCTGGTGTTGCACGACACCATCAAATCGCTGTTCAACCCGATTAACGTGATGTATGCGCTGGTGGTCGGTGGCGTGCTGCTGATAGCCGCTGAACTGCTGAAGCCCAAAGAGCCACGCGCGCCGGGTCTGGATGATATGACCTACCGCCAGGCCTTTATGATTGGCTGCTTCCAGTGTCTGGCGCTGTGGCCGGGCTTCTCCCGCTCCGGGGCGACGATTTCAGGCGGGATGCTGATGGGCGTGAGCCGCTATGCGGCCTCTGAGTTCTCGTTCCTGCTGGCGGTGCCGATGATGATGGGCGCGACCGCGCTGGATCTCTACAAGAGCTACCACTTCCTGACCGCAGGCGACATTCCGATGTTTGCCGTGGGCTTTATCACCGCCTTCATCGTGGCGCTGATCGCCATCAAAACCTTCCTGCAGCTGATCAAGCGCATCTCGTTTATCCCGTTCGCCATCTATCGCTTTATCGTGGCGGCCGCGGTCTACGTGGTCTTCTTCTGATGACCGACTGCCCTCAGTCTTTTGGCTGTGGGCAACGCTGTTCCTTCCAGTCCGCTACCGCCTGAATCCGCCGTTTAGTTAACTCTTCCCGAATCTCTGGCCCTTTGAATCCCGCCTGGATCACCGCCTGGGTCGGCACGGCTTTTGCCACCTCCCAGGCTTCGCGCAGCAACCGCCCCTGCGGATAGTCGCTGGCTTCAAACCCGGTGCGTCCGCGCACGTCGGCTTCGCTGGTTAAGGCGATCTGCTCCACGCGCTGCGGTTTACGCCAGGCGTCGATGTTGTCGAACAGCTTGACGATGGTGGCCGGTTTAAGGATTGGGAAGGTGTGGATCAGGTCGTGGAACTCGGCGACCAGCTTCGCCAGATCGCGGATCTCGTTCGGCACCCGCATGCGCTGACAAACCTTTTCCACCAGCCTGACGCCCGCCGGGCCGTGTCCGTGATGGCGCGGCCACAGTTCGGGCGGCGTTAAGCCCTTGCCGAGATCGTGACAGAGGGTGGCAAAGCGCACGTCCACCTCCGGGCTGAGCATCGCCGCCATGCTTAACGTCATCAGGGTGTGGATGCCGGTATCAATTTCCGGGTGCCACTTCGCCGGGGCGGGTACGCCAAACAGCGCGTCCACTTCCGGGAACAATACTTTGAGTGCCCCGCAGTCGCGCAGCACCTGGAAGTAAACCTGCGGGTTGCGGGTGGTGAGCGCATTCTCAGTCTCTTTCCACACCCGTTCCGGGGTGAGGTGCTCCAGCTCGCCCGCGTCGGTCATCGCCGTCATCAGCGCCAGGGTTTCGTCGGCGATGCGAAAGCTCAGATGGGCATAGCGGGCAGCAAAGCGCGCCACGCGCAGCACGCGGAGCGGATCTTCAGAGAAGGCGGGGGAGACATGGCGCAGGATGCGGTTCTGCAGATCCTCTTTACCGCCGTACGCATCGACGATATGACCGTTTTCATCCTGCGCGAGGGCATTGATGGTCAGATCGCGGCGCTGCAAATCGTCTTCGAGGGTAACGTCAGGGTCGGCATGGCAGATAAACCCGGTATAACCCACGCCGGATTTGCGTTCGGTACGCGCCAGAGCATACTCCTGGCGGCTTTGCGGGTGCAGAAACACGGGGAAATCGCGGCCTACCTGCTGGTAACCCGCATCGAGCATGGCCTGAGGGGTGGCTCCCACCACCACCCAGTCCTTATCTTTGACCGGCAGACCTAACAACGCATCACGAACCGCACCACCGACCAGATAAATCTTCACGCCACACTCTCCCGTATCCAATATTGGCAAAATAATACGTAAGTGTGGCAGAGATGGCGACTTAGTTCATCCAACGGTCTTTACGTTTACGGCTCGGTACCAGATGCGGCAGCACCAGACCCAGCAGCAGACCTATGCCCAGCACGCCGCCGCCATACATAAACCACTGCATGATGATGGTGCGCTGTTTGTCATCCAGCTGCAGGTTGGCCGCGCTCACCTTTTTCTGGGCGACGATCAGCTCGTTCTTCAGCTTCTGGTTCTCATCTTTGAGACCGTTGATCACCCCGTCGCTCTGGGCAACTTTCTGCTGCATCTCAGCGGTGCGCTGATTCCAGGTGGCGTCGATGTTGGTCAGCTTATCAGTCAGGGTTTTGACCTGGTTTTCCAGATCCGGCACGCGGGTGCGCAGGCTCGGGTCGGTGCTAAGCTCTTTAAGGGGGATCCAGGCGGTACGGCCGCTGCTGTCGCGCACCTGGCCATAGTTGGATTCCGCGTTGCTCTGCAACAGCACCACTTCCTCGCCGGCATTAATCGTACCCACGAGGCGATAATTGTCACCCGGACCGCTGCGTACCCAGGTGTTCAGTTCGTCAGAAACGTAGCGCTTCTCTTCTGCGTGGACCACGGTCGCGGCGCTAATAGCAAGTAATGTCAGTCCGATCAGGCGTAATTTAGGCATCAGGCAGTCGTTATTTTCATAAAAAGTGGAACGATATTAGTGGAAACAGTCTTCAGGCTCAAAGGATTCGTCAGCATTCGGAATCCTCTGTGCGCTGATTGCCACTGTAGCAAACTTTACGCCCGTCAAATTGCCCATTGCGTGGCAATCTGGCGCAAAATACTATCTACTGACAAAAAAGTGGCGAGTAAGTTCGCCGTAATTTACCCCACGATATTGCAATCAAAAGAACAAGGCCATGGCTCAGGAAATCGAATTAAAGTTTATCGTTGAAAGCGGCAGCGTTGACGCGCTGCGAAACCATCTGCATCAGCTGAACGGCGAGCATCACGCGCCGGTGCAACTGCTCAACATCTATTACGAAACGCAGGACCTGTGGCTGCGCCGTCATGACCGTGGGCTGCGCATCCGCGGCGTGGACGGGCGTTACGAGATGACCATGAAAATCGGCGGTCGCGTGGTCGGCGGTCTGCATCAGCGCCCGGAATACAACATTGATATCAGCCAGCCCGAGCTGGAGCTGGCGCGTTTCCCGGCGGAAGTGTGGCCGGAAGGCGGTCTGCCAGAGGGGCTGGCAGAGAGCGTCAGCCCGCTGTTCAGCACCGATTTCTGGCGCGAGAAGTGGCTGGTAAACGAAGGCAAAAGCCGGATTGAAATCGCCCTCGACCTGGGGGAAGTGAAAGCTGGTGAGTTCCAGGAGCCCATCTGCGAGCTGGAGCTTGAGCTGCTGGATGGCCACGCCGACGACGTGCTGAAGCTGGCCCGCAAGCTGGTGACCCAGAGCGGTCTGCGTCAGGGCAGCCTGAGCAAGGCCGCCCGCGGCTATCATCTGGCCCAGGGCAATGCCCCGCGCATCCTGAAACCCACTGAAATTCTGCATGTCGCGCCAAAATCCTCGGTCGAGCAGGGCTTTGAAGCCTCGCTGGAGCTGGCGCTGAGCCAGTGGCAGTACCACGAGGAGCTGTGGATCCGCGACGTGAAAGGGGCAAAAGAGCACGTGCTGGCAGCGATGGCGCTGGTGCGTCACAGTCTGGCGCTGTTCGGCGGTATTGTGCCACGTAAAGCGAGTGCTCACTTACGTGATCTGCTGACCCAGGCCGATGCCCTGATGGCCTCTGACGTCTCTGCCGAGACGGCGATCTACAGCCCGCAAACCGCCAACGCGAAGCTGGCGCTCACCGAGTTCCTGGTGACCCGCGGCTGGCGAAGCTTCCTCGATGCGAAGGCGCAGGCCAAAATTGCGGACTCCTTCAAGCGTTTTGCCGATACCCACCTGTCCCGCCACGCCGCTGAGCTGAAAACCATTTTCGGGCATCCGCTGGGCGATCAGTACGGCGATCAGCTGATCCGTCTGGGGCGTAATATTGACAGCATTCTGCTGCTGGCTGGGGCCTATGACGGCCCGGTCGCCCGCGCCTGGCTGGAGAACTGGCAGGGGCTGCTGTATGCCATCAAAACCCGCCAGCACATTGAAATTGAGCATTTCCGCAACGAAGCCATTTCGCAGGAGCCATTCTGGCTGCACAGCGGAAAACGTTAACGCAGGCAAGGAACCCCCATGATGCCGCTTTCTTCACCCTTACAGCAGCAGTGGCAGACGGTATGTGAGCGTCTGCCGAAAACATTACCCGCCTCGTCATTAAGCGAGCAGGCCCGGCAGGTGCTGACCTTCAGCGACTTTGTGCAGGAGAGCGTCACCGCCCACCCTGACTGGCTGGCCGGGCTTGAAGCCTCGCCGCCCCAGGCGGACGAGTGGCAGCACTACGCGCAGTGGTTACAGGAGGCGCTGGCGGACATCAACGATGAAGCCGCGCTGATGCGCGTGCTGCGCCAGTTCCGTCGTCGGGTGATGGTACGCATCGCCTGGGCGCAGGCGCTGATGCTGGTGAGTGAAGAGAGCACGTTGCAGCAGTTAAGTCACCTGGCGGAGACGCTGATCGTCGCCGCCCGCGACTGGCTGTACGACGCCTGCTGCCGTGAATGGGGCACGCCGTGCAGTGAAGACGGCACGCCGCAGCCGCTGCTGATCTTAGGCATGGGCAAACTGGGCGGCGGGGAACTCAATTTCTCCTCGGATATCGACCTGATCTTCGCCTGGCCGGAGAAGGGGGCTACCCGCGGCGGACGTCGCGAGCTGGATAACGCCCAGTTCTTCACCCGGCTGGGGCAGCGGCTGATTAAGGCCCTGGATCAACCCACTCAGGATGGCTTTGTCTACCGCGTGGATATGCGCCTGCGCCCGTTCGGCGA contains these protein-coding regions:
- a CDS encoding CYTH domain-containing protein, with amino-acid sequence MAQEIELKFIVESGSVDALRNHLHQLNGEHHAPVQLLNIYYETQDLWLRRHDRGLRIRGVDGRYEMTMKIGGRVVGGLHQRPEYNIDISQPELELARFPAEVWPEGGLPEGLAESVSPLFSTDFWREKWLVNEGKSRIEIALDLGEVKAGEFQEPICELELELLDGHADDVLKLARKLVTQSGLRQGSLSKAARGYHLAQGNAPRILKPTEILHVAPKSSVEQGFEASLELALSQWQYHEELWIRDVKGAKEHVLAAMALVRHSLALFGGIVPRKASAHLRDLLTQADALMASDVSAETAIYSPQTANAKLALTEFLVTRGWRSFLDAKAQAKIADSFKRFADTHLSRHAAELKTIFGHPLGDQYGDQLIRLGRNIDSILLLAGAYDGPVARAWLENWQGLLYAIKTRQHIEIEHFRNEAISQEPFWLHSGKR
- the folB gene encoding bifunctional dihydroneopterin aldolase/7,8-dihydroneopterin epimerase, with the translated sequence MDIVFIEQLSVITTIGVYDWEQTIEQKLVFDIEMGWDNVAAAKSDDVNDCLSYADVSETVISHVEGQRFALVERVAEEVAELLLSRFNSPWVRIKVSKPGAVARAANVGVIIERSQNLKGNI
- the bacA gene encoding undecaprenyl-diphosphate phosphatase; amino-acid sequence: MSDMHSLLVAAILGVVEGLTEFLPVSSTGHMIIVGHLLGFEGETAKTFEVVIQLGSILAVVVMFWRRLFGLIGIHFGHPPHEGTGKGRLTLVHILLGMIPAVVLGLVLHDTIKSLFNPINVMYALVVGGVLLIAAELLKPKEPRAPGLDDMTYRQAFMIGCFQCLALWPGFSRSGATISGGMLMGVSRYAASEFSFLLAVPMMMGATALDLYKSYHFLTAGDIPMFAVGFITAFIVALIAIKTFLQLIKRISFIPFAIYRFIVAAAVYVVFF
- a CDS encoding MFS transporter: MTEIADPTSLATAGNAPDREIKWVRNAADVTQLVNEGSQGRANARIVIGIALGGIFLDAYDLGALAFGIKDITREFNLTPAGTGMVASAITFGAIVGALIGGYLTDKIGRYRVFMADMVFFVVAAIACAFAPNEYVLAGARFVMGLGVGIDLPVAMAFLSEFARLKGPGNKAASVAMWCPTWYAAISISYLLVLFFYGVLPETHSDWLWRIILGFGAIPALVIIAIRSKYMSESPVWAANQGNLKEAAAILRKAYNINAHVPQEALNQPAPVVNKASWRNYLNLFRGVYLKRTTLATLLSVVSSFAYNAVAFGLPVIISSFFVQSMLTTILISLALNLLFAFVGGLLAVRLVPRFGAWRMSLGGYTCQLIALVVLAIIGRPEGAAEGIAAVAMLALFLFGQGFGPGAHTMTFASLSYPTSLRGVGVGLNQTLMRSSSTLSLFMFPLLVASMDTAVFWVIALAPLIGLVSLLAIRWEPSGYDIDAEDYR
- the plsY gene encoding glycerol-3-phosphate 1-O-acyltransferase PlsY gives rise to the protein MSAIAPGMILLAYLCGSISSAILVCRIAGLPDPRENGSGNPGATNVLRIGGKGAAVAVLIFDVLKGMLPVWGAYALGVTPFWLGLIAIAACLGHIWPVFFGFKGGKGVATAFGAIAPIGWDLTGVMAGTWLLSVLLSGYSSLGAIVSALIAPFYVWWFKPQFTFPVSMLSCLILLRHHDNIQRLWRRQETKIWARLKRKKKDPQ
- a CDS encoding TIGR04211 family SH3 domain-containing protein, with protein sequence MPKLRLIGLTLLAISAATVVHAEEKRYVSDELNTWVRSGPGDNYRLVGTINAGEEVVLLQSNAESNYGQVRDSSGRTAWIPLKELSTDPSLRTRVPDLENQVKTLTDKLTNIDATWNQRTAEMQQKVAQSDGVINGLKDENQKLKNELIVAQKKVSAANLQLDDKQRTIIMQWFMYGGGVLGIGLLLGLVLPHLVPSRKRKDRWMN
- a CDS encoding multifunctional CCA addition/repair protein, whose protein sequence is MKIYLVGGAVRDALLGLPVKDKDWVVVGATPQAMLDAGYQQVGRDFPVFLHPQSRQEYALARTERKSGVGYTGFICHADPDVTLEDDLQRRDLTINALAQDENGHIVDAYGGKEDLQNRILRHVSPAFSEDPLRVLRVARFAARYAHLSFRIADETLALMTAMTDAGELEHLTPERVWKETENALTTRNPQVYFQVLRDCGALKVLFPEVDALFGVPAPAKWHPEIDTGIHTLMTLSMAAMLSPEVDVRFATLCHDLGKGLTPPELWPRHHGHGPAGVRLVEKVCQRMRVPNEIRDLAKLVAEFHDLIHTFPILKPATIVKLFDNIDAWRKPQRVEQIALTSEADVRGRTGFEASDYPQGRLLREAWEVAKAVPTQAVIQAGFKGPEIREELTKRRIQAVADWKEQRCPQPKD